A single window of Acetohalobium arabaticum DSM 5501 DNA harbors:
- the folP gene encoding dihydropteroate synthase: MQQARVLEIKDEASFKEELEELGTDKSGINIMAPKSQYYLIKLKDIPLKAALILKQEMLSKGGEVALPREGAGLQVEETDLILMGTRSIYKKVEKVLRQQPFGLREIGELILETLDSYQSELGSISGSNYEFNFGKRTYIMGILNVTPDSFSDGGEYNDFDTAVERAQEMIDNGADIIDIGGESTRPGSDPLPLEEELERVIPVIEYLTPRIDVPISVDTYKSEVGRRALEAGADIINDITGFKEDPKLAEVAAEYDAPVILMHIQGRPKNMQQNPSYEDLISEILNYLQESIDVGLEAGIKREKIIVDPGIGFGKTTDHNLEIMQRLGEFKSLGQPILLGTSRKSMIGNTLDLPVDQRVEGTGATVSIGIANGADIVRVHDVKEMARVAKMTDAMVRR, translated from the coding sequence ATGCAGCAGGCGAGAGTATTAGAGATTAAGGATGAGGCTAGCTTTAAAGAAGAACTAGAGGAGCTGGGAACAGATAAATCAGGGATCAATATTATGGCTCCTAAATCCCAGTATTACTTGATTAAGCTGAAGGATATACCTCTGAAGGCAGCTTTGATTCTAAAACAGGAGATGTTATCCAAGGGAGGAGAAGTGGCTCTGCCGAGAGAGGGAGCTGGACTGCAGGTAGAGGAGACTGATCTGATTTTGATGGGGACAAGGAGTATCTATAAAAAAGTAGAGAAGGTACTTCGCCAGCAGCCTTTTGGTTTGAGAGAAATAGGTGAATTAATTTTAGAAACTCTTGATTCTTATCAAAGTGAATTAGGCTCGATTTCTGGATCGAATTATGAATTTAATTTCGGCAAAAGGACTTATATAATGGGAATTCTGAATGTAACGCCGGATTCTTTCTCTGACGGCGGAGAATATAATGACTTTGATACAGCAGTAGAGCGGGCTCAGGAGATGATCGATAATGGAGCCGATATCATTGATATCGGAGGAGAATCAACGCGGCCTGGTTCTGATCCTCTACCGCTGGAAGAGGAATTGGAACGTGTGATTCCGGTAATAGAATATCTGACTCCCAGGATAGATGTTCCTATTTCTGTTGATACTTATAAGAGCGAAGTAGGACGAAGGGCTCTAGAGGCGGGAGCAGATATTATCAATGATATTACCGGCTTCAAAGAGGATCCCAAGCTGGCTGAAGTAGCTGCTGAGTATGATGCACCAGTGATATTGATGCATATTCAGGGCCGTCCTAAAAATATGCAGCAGAATCCCAGTTATGAAGATTTAATTTCAGAGATCTTAAATTATCTGCAGGAAAGTATAGATGTCGGTTTAGAGGCCGGAATTAAAAGAGAAAAAATAATTGTTGATCCTGGTATCGGCTTCGGTAAAACAACAGACCATAACTTAGAGATTATGCAGCGGTTAGGTGAATTTAAAAGTCTTGGTCAGCCGATTTTGCTTGGTACTTCTCGTAAATCAATGATTGGGAATACTCTTGATCTGCCGGTTGACCAGCGAGTAGAGGGAACAGGAGCTACAGTAAGTATCGGTATTGCTAATGGAGCAGATATAGTCCGCGTCCATGATGTAAAAGAGATGGCGCGGGTAGCTAAAATGACTGATGCAATGGTAAGGAGATAA
- a CDS encoding HD domain-containing protein, which yields MERLNKIIDSQEYNSYLQKNHQREQDRIFCRHTWQHFIAVARITYLLILEEELAEELLTKWQLEEKNDLKEIVYTAAMLHDIGRWKQYDTGQDHAAVSAKLAVDLLEKYRYTALEKEIILTAIKEHRGKPDSDKSILGCLLCRGDNLSRNCRECFAREKCKSVKNPTIKY from the coding sequence ATGGAACGGCTGAATAAAATTATTGATAGTCAGGAATATAACTCTTATTTACAGAAGAATCACCAGCGGGAGCAGGATAGAATCTTCTGCAGGCATACCTGGCAGCATTTTATAGCTGTTGCTAGAATTACTTATCTTTTAATTTTAGAAGAGGAGTTAGCTGAAGAATTACTTACTAAGTGGCAGCTAGAAGAGAAGAATGATCTAAAGGAGATAGTCTATACGGCAGCAATGCTGCATGATATCGGCCGCTGGAAGCAGTATGATACTGGTCAGGATCATGCAGCAGTGAGTGCTAAGCTGGCTGTAGACTTATTAGAGAAGTATAGATATACTGCTTTAGAGAAAGAGATAATTTTAACAGCAATCAAAGAACATCGAGGTAAGCCAGACAGTGATAAATCGATTCTAGGCTGTTTGCTCTGTAGAGGAGATAATCTATCGCGAAACTGTCGAGAATGTTTTGCTCGGGAAAAGTGTAAGAGTGTTAAGAATCCTACTATCAAATATTAA
- a CDS encoding hydrogenase maturation protease — MGYELAVVGLGNTSRQDRGIGIYLLDSLQDRFSKYPIKFINGGVDGRDLFNLLQQLTVKKVIVLDTVEKIESPGSLNYLTMALDQAGRLEKLMIITIEVFETDWGSELSFPLVKKYKEISTEIESVIEQMLTRPLRINP, encoded by the coding sequence ATGGGCTATGAATTGGCAGTAGTTGGGCTCGGTAATACTTCCCGTCAGGATCGAGGAATCGGTATTTATCTGCTGGATAGCTTACAGGATAGATTCAGTAAGTATCCGATCAAGTTTATTAATGGAGGAGTAGACGGCCGGGATTTATTCAATCTCTTACAGCAGTTAACTGTTAAAAAGGTGATAGTATTGGATACAGTAGAAAAAATTGAGAGTCCAGGCAGTCTGAATTACTTAACTATGGCCCTCGATCAAGCTGGAAGACTGGAGAAGTTAATGATAATTACAATTGAGGTCTTTGAGACTGATTGGGGAAGTGAATTATCCTTTCCTCTAGTTAAGAAGTATAAAGAGATTTCAACAGAAATTGAATCTGTAATTGAACAGATGCTAACAAGACCGCTAAGGATCAATCCTTAG
- a CDS encoding LarC family nickel insertion protein, producing MKVAYFDLTNGVDAAGILGAVIDLGWKVDNLRKLLSGLNLTELELDLVERVRVSVQDKRVGVELGLDSDLEEEMLDYKEVKELISSSNLDEMFIKEALEIFAALFKIKTELFLREVITALVYILGILNGIKMLKLERIYASSIRLGESPEFTVLELLKGNPVSFLADKERLVTELGAALVSSLVDEFNSGQNMILEDSGYGLITESSEKLRITLGSIDKEAEYQQDEVITVETNIDDMSQEFYDYIIQQLFKVGALDVYLTPIQMKKNRPAQKLTVLTAERNLNNLLEIIFAETTTLGVRINRQQRYKLEREIRQISLEGREVDVKLGFKGDKLVNIAPEYDSCKQAAEDLDLPLKEVYRRTVASIDRLDT from the coding sequence ATGAAGGTTGCTTATTTTGATTTAACTAATGGAGTTGATGCAGCTGGTATTTTAGGTGCTGTGATAGATTTGGGATGGAAAGTAGATAATTTAAGGAAGCTCCTATCAGGATTGAACTTAACAGAACTTGAGCTTGACTTGGTAGAAAGAGTTAGAGTTTCAGTTCAGGATAAGAGAGTGGGAGTAGAATTGGGGCTGGATTCTGATTTGGAAGAAGAAATGTTGGATTATAAAGAGGTTAAAGAGTTAATTAGCAGCTCTAATTTAGATGAGATGTTTATCAAAGAGGCTTTAGAGATCTTTGCAGCTTTATTTAAAATTAAAACAGAGCTGTTCCTTAGAGAAGTGATTACAGCTTTAGTGTATATATTAGGGATTTTAAACGGCATAAAAATGTTAAAATTAGAAAGGATTTATGCTTCTTCTATTCGGTTGGGAGAATCCCCTGAGTTTACAGTATTGGAATTATTAAAAGGAAACCCGGTTTCTTTTCTTGCTGATAAAGAAAGGCTGGTTACAGAGTTGGGAGCGGCACTAGTTAGCAGTTTAGTCGATGAATTCAATTCTGGACAGAATATGATCTTAGAAGATAGCGGTTATGGGTTGATTACAGAAAGCAGTGAAAAATTAAGAATCACTTTAGGTAGCATAGATAAAGAAGCTGAGTACCAGCAGGATGAAGTAATAACAGTTGAGACCAATATTGATGATATGTCCCAGGAGTTTTATGATTATATTATACAGCAGTTATTCAAGGTAGGGGCTTTGGATGTCTACTTAACTCCGATTCAGATGAAGAAGAACCGGCCGGCACAAAAGTTAACAGTTCTAACAGCAGAAAGGAACTTGAATAATCTGCTGGAGATTATCTTTGCTGAAACTACAACATTAGGAGTCAGGATTAACAGACAGCAGAGGTATAAGCTGGAACGTGAGATTAGACAGATTAGCCTCGAAGGTAGAGAAGTGGATGTCAAGTTGGGTTTTAAAGGAGATAAATTAGTAAATATTGCTCCAGAATATGATTCCTGTAAGCAGGCAGCTGAGGATCTAGATCTGCCGTTAAAAGAAGTATATCGCCGAACAGTAGCCAGTATTGATAGGCTTGATACATAA
- a CDS encoding NAD(P)/FAD-dependent oxidoreductase yields the protein MDDIEKFDIVVIGGGPAGLSAAINAKIRNKEVAIFENQQLGGKIWDAPHVDNYLGFYDIDGQELVNKFIDHINKLEIPVIKKKVIRTLSMGEYFSITTNQENYEADKIILATGVNNPNRIDGETEFLGQGVSYCATCDGKLFRGKKVAVLGYAEDSVEETNYLAELAETTYFIPEDDLDYEELASEVEIIESEPEEIKGDGFVDELVLEDRSLEVAGVMILRPTVPTDEIIDGLDLEDNYIKVDSNFETSVEGVYAAGDCVGKPLQLPKAVGEGQVAILNAVE from the coding sequence ATGGACGATATAGAAAAGTTTGATATTGTAGTAATTGGCGGTGGACCGGCAGGTCTATCGGCAGCAATTAATGCTAAGATTAGAAATAAGGAAGTAGCTATCTTTGAGAATCAGCAGTTAGGCGGTAAGATCTGGGATGCTCCGCATGTGGATAATTATCTAGGATTTTATGATATTGATGGCCAAGAATTGGTTAATAAATTTATTGACCATATAAATAAATTGGAGATTCCCGTAATTAAAAAGAAAGTAATTCGGACTCTGTCTATGGGAGAATACTTTTCTATTACTACTAACCAGGAGAATTATGAAGCTGATAAAATAATTTTGGCTACAGGTGTTAATAATCCAAATCGGATTGATGGTGAAACAGAATTTCTAGGCCAGGGAGTTAGTTACTGTGCTACCTGTGATGGAAAGCTATTTAGAGGTAAAAAGGTGGCTGTACTTGGTTATGCCGAGGATAGTGTGGAAGAGACTAATTACTTAGCTGAACTGGCTGAAACTACTTACTTCATTCCAGAGGATGATCTTGATTATGAAGAGCTGGCTTCAGAGGTCGAAATAATTGAATCTGAACCAGAAGAGATCAAGGGTGATGGCTTTGTAGATGAATTGGTGCTGGAGGATAGAAGTTTAGAAGTGGCTGGAGTAATGATCCTTCGTCCTACTGTACCTACAGATGAGATTATAGATGGCCTGGATCTAGAGGATAATTATATCAAAGTTGATAGCAACTTTGAAACCAGTGTCGAAGGGGTCTATGCTGCTGGAGACTGTGTCGGCAAGCCGCTGCAGCTGCCGAAGGCAGTAGGAGAAGGACAGGTTGCTATTTTGAATGCAGTAGAATAG
- a CDS encoding phenylacetate--CoA ligase family protein gives MIWNKEYEAIERKELTNLQVRRLQQTIQRIYENVPFYRRKLDEKGVAAEDITSLSDLSKLPFTTKDDLRDNYPFDLFAVSLDEIVRIHSSSGTTGKPTVVGYTEEDIEIWTELIARTMTAAGIQKGDIVQNAFGYGLFTGGLGIHYGAEEVGASVVPISGGNTKRQIKLMDDFGSTALLCTPSYALYIAEVAEELGFDIKNSELQAGIFGAEPWSDSMRDEIEDLLNITAIDIYGLSEVIGPGVATECQAQNGLHIFEDHFIPEVIDPETGEKLGYGKQGELVFTTITKTGLPVIRYRTKDISVLHKEKCSCGRTLVRMERVSGRVDDMLIIRGVNVFPSQIESVLLDISETEPHYQLIVEREGRLDKLEIQVEVSDKIFSDEVRRLEELERKIHHEIESVLGISVQVKLVEPNTIPRSEGKAKRVIDKRK, from the coding sequence TTGATCTGGAATAAAGAGTATGAAGCAATTGAGCGTAAAGAATTAACTAACCTACAAGTGAGAAGACTACAGCAAACAATACAGAGAATTTATGAAAATGTTCCTTTTTATAGAAGGAAATTAGACGAAAAGGGAGTTGCAGCAGAAGATATTACTTCCTTATCTGATTTATCCAAACTCCCATTCACTACTAAAGATGATCTGCGTGATAACTATCCATTCGATTTATTTGCAGTATCATTAGACGAAATTGTTAGAATCCATTCTTCTTCTGGAACTACTGGTAAGCCTACAGTTGTTGGCTATACAGAAGAGGATATTGAAATCTGGACTGAATTGATTGCTAGGACTATGACTGCTGCCGGAATTCAAAAGGGAGATATTGTCCAGAATGCCTTTGGATACGGTCTATTCACCGGCGGTTTAGGAATTCATTACGGAGCAGAAGAAGTAGGAGCCTCAGTAGTCCCTATCTCCGGCGGTAATACTAAACGACAGATTAAATTAATGGATGATTTCGGCAGTACAGCTCTGCTCTGTACTCCATCCTATGCTCTCTATATTGCAGAGGTGGCTGAAGAGTTAGGCTTCGATATCAAAAATTCAGAACTTCAAGCAGGTATCTTCGGTGCTGAACCATGGTCAGACAGTATGCGCGATGAGATTGAAGACTTATTAAACATTACAGCAATCGATATTTATGGATTAAGTGAGGTCATCGGCCCCGGAGTTGCTACCGAATGCCAGGCTCAGAATGGACTACATATTTTTGAGGATCACTTCATTCCCGAAGTGATAGATCCAGAAACTGGTGAAAAATTAGGATACGGTAAGCAGGGAGAATTAGTCTTTACTACTATTACCAAGACCGGTCTACCGGTAATTAGATATAGAACTAAAGATATTTCGGTACTCCATAAAGAAAAATGCAGCTGCGGCCGTACCTTAGTTAGAATGGAGCGAGTCAGCGGCCGCGTCGATGATATGTTAATCATCCGCGGAGTCAATGTCTTCCCCTCTCAGATTGAGAGTGTATTACTGGATATCAGCGAAACTGAGCCCCATTATCAATTAATAGTTGAACGAGAAGGACGATTGGATAAATTAGAGATTCAGGTTGAAGTCTCTGATAAGATCTTTTCCGATGAAGTTCGGCGCCTGGAAGAGTTAGAACGAAAGATTCACCATGAAATTGAAAGTGTCTTAGGCATTTCAGTTCAGGTTAAATTGGTAGAGCCAAATACTATTCCCCGCAGTGAAGGAAAAGCAAAACGAGTAATTGATAAGCGAAAATAA
- a CDS encoding ACT domain-containing protein — protein MKVKQISIFLENKSGRLADVTTVLGKEDINIRALSIADTSDFGILRLIVDQPKKALEILKAKNFTVSETEVIAVEVSDDPGGLSQALAALKEENINIEYMYAFIEKSSEDALVVFRVEEISAAISVLEEKGFNLLKAEEVYKL, from the coding sequence ATGAAAGTAAAACAGATCTCTATTTTTCTAGAGAACAAATCAGGTAGGTTAGCTGATGTAACTACTGTTTTGGGAAAAGAAGATATCAATATCAGGGCCCTTTCAATTGCTGATACATCTGATTTCGGCATTCTGAGACTGATCGTTGACCAGCCTAAAAAAGCTCTAGAAATTTTAAAGGCTAAAAACTTCACAGTCAGCGAAACTGAAGTAATTGCTGTCGAAGTTAGCGATGATCCTGGAGGCCTATCGCAGGCATTGGCAGCTTTGAAAGAGGAAAATATAAATATTGAATATATGTATGCCTTCATTGAAAAGTCCTCAGAAGATGCTTTAGTAGTCTTTAGAGTTGAAGAGATATCAGCCGCAATATCAGTTCTAGAAGAAAAGGGATTTAACCTTCTAAAGGCTGAAGAAGTTTATAAATTATAA
- a CDS encoding DUF134 domain-containing protein gives MGRPPKERRVGYIPEVKFFKPVGIPKRELKEVSLTIEEVEAIRLKDKEDLTQQEASERMEVSRPTFQRILTEARKKITDALIEGKSLKFRGGNYRFKPRCAKCGSDFNPKQKNGRHRWGQQVCPQCD, from the coding sequence ATGGGACGTCCACCTAAAGAACGTCGGGTTGGTTATATACCAGAAGTTAAGTTTTTTAAGCCAGTAGGCATTCCTAAGCGGGAATTAAAAGAGGTTAGCCTTACTATTGAAGAAGTAGAAGCGATTCGGCTCAAGGATAAAGAAGATTTAACGCAGCAAGAAGCATCTGAACGGATGGAAGTTTCGCGGCCGACTTTTCAACGTATTTTGACTGAAGCAAGAAAAAAGATTACTGATGCTTTAATTGAAGGAAAGTCACTTAAATTTCGAGGAGGTAATTATAGGTTTAAGCCGCGCTGTGCAAAATGTGGTAGTGATTTTAATCCTAAACAGAAAAATGGAAGACACCGCTGGGGCCAGCAGGTCTGTCCACAGTGTGATTAG
- a CDS encoding DUF5320 domain-containing protein: MPCGDGTGPEGFGPMTGRGAGFCAGYNVPGYMNDGPRRGMGRGLGRGRGMGRRGAGRRAMGRRRTPAYRPRPVNNSNVDQTEAEVNYLQQEKEALENELEAIQERILELKDDNKE; this comes from the coding sequence ATGCCTTGCGGAGACGGAACAGGTCCAGAAGGATTTGGCCCTATGACAGGTAGAGGTGCTGGTTTTTGTGCAGGTTATAATGTGCCAGGTTATATGAATGATGGTCCTAGACGAGGAATGGGAAGAGGTTTAGGACGCGGCCGCGGCATGGGCAGACGCGGTGCTGGTAGACGAGCAATGGGTCGTAGAAGAACACCAGCCTACCGTCCACGTCCAGTTAATAATTCCAATGTAGATCAAACAGAAGCAGAAGTTAATTATTTACAGCAAGAAAAAGAAGCATTAGAAAATGAGTTAGAAGCAATTCAGGAACGAATTTTAGAATTAAAAGATGATAATAAAGAATAA
- a CDS encoding Mrp/NBP35 family ATP-binding protein: MYELEDGKFKLEYGSVNEGMISVASGKGGVGKSTITVNLAVSLSELGKKVGIIDADIRGFSIPRILGLTEEPEGIDDKKLKPPVAKGIKVMSMGSLVQEEDPIIWRAPMLHGILEQFMTEVQWGELDYLLFDLPPGTGDMPLNIMQQLPDSEIVIVTTPQIAATNVAGRIGKMADKLECETLGVVENMSYYQCSDCGNKEYIFGQGGGKAMAERLETELLGELPLLPAVREDSDQGKSIILEEPESDVSKEFISIAKKIMDKHL, encoded by the coding sequence ATGTATGAATTAGAGGATGGAAAATTCAAACTGGAATACGGTAGTGTAAATGAAGGGATGATTTCAGTAGCCAGCGGGAAAGGCGGTGTAGGTAAGTCTACTATAACTGTAAATTTGGCAGTTTCTTTAAGTGAATTAGGTAAAAAAGTAGGAATTATCGATGCTGATATTCGAGGATTTAGTATTCCCAGAATTCTAGGTTTAACAGAAGAACCAGAGGGCATAGATGATAAAAAGTTAAAGCCACCGGTTGCTAAAGGGATTAAGGTTATGTCGATGGGATCTTTAGTTCAAGAAGAAGATCCTATTATCTGGCGGGCACCTATGCTGCATGGAATTTTAGAACAGTTCATGACAGAAGTGCAGTGGGGAGAACTGGATTATCTATTATTTGATTTACCGCCGGGTACCGGTGATATGCCGTTAAATATTATGCAGCAGTTGCCTGATTCGGAGATAGTGATTGTAACTACTCCTCAGATTGCAGCTACTAATGTAGCCGGTCGAATTGGAAAAATGGCCGATAAATTGGAATGTGAAACATTAGGAGTAGTAGAGAATATGTCTTATTATCAATGTTCTGACTGTGGGAATAAAGAGTATATCTTCGGTCAAGGCGGAGGTAAAGCCATGGCTGAGAGATTGGAAACAGAACTTCTAGGTGAGTTACCTTTATTACCAGCAGTTAGAGAAGATAGTGACCAAGGAAAATCAATTATACTGGAAGAGCCTGAGTCAGATGTAAGTAAAGAATTTATCTCTATTGCTAAGAAAATTATGGATAAGCATCTCTAG
- a CDS encoding NifB/NifX family molybdenum-iron cluster-binding protein, with amino-acid sequence MKKIAVPTDGDNVAQHFGRCPQYTIVEADGDEIKSKELIENPGHKPGFLPKYLNERNVDVVLAGGMGRRAKDLFDQNGIESETGVTGVVDEAIEEYLAGNLDAEGDICDHDEHDCDH; translated from the coding sequence ATGAAAAAGATAGCAGTACCTACTGATGGTGATAATGTAGCACAACACTTTGGTCGCTGTCCGCAGTATACTATTGTAGAAGCTGATGGAGATGAAATAAAGAGTAAAGAATTAATTGAAAATCCAGGCCATAAACCGGGATTTTTGCCTAAGTATCTGAATGAACGTAATGTAGATGTTGTTTTAGCTGGAGGAATGGGACGTAGAGCTAAAGATTTATTCGATCAGAACGGAATTGAATCAGAGACTGGTGTAACTGGTGTGGTAGATGAAGCTATTGAAGAGTATTTAGCTGGAAACTTGGATGCAGAAGGAGATATCTGTGACCATGATGAACATGACTGTGACCACTAA
- a CDS encoding ATP-binding protein: MKKVTVISGKGGTGKTIVTANLTALAQDLVLADCDVDAPNMHLLMKPKILEEQSYKGGKVAVKDEEECIDCGLCKKLCNFGAVTDDYEIDEVKCEGCGLCAAKCPTDALQLTVEKTGNIFLSRSRFGPMVHAKLGIGAENSGKLVSEVSQKAEEIAKEQEKDLVLIDGSPGIGCPVVASLNGADMTLIVTEPTKSGLADLKRVLQVTEHFGINALVIINKSDLNEDITVEIEEFCQQQDIMLAGKIPFDSKVVEAMRQGELIVDYNPESRVTAALKGIWKRVNNKLKE; encoded by the coding sequence ATGAAGAAAGTAACAGTGATTAGCGGTAAAGGCGGTACCGGTAAGACAATAGTAACTGCCAATTTAACTGCTTTAGCCCAAGATTTAGTCTTGGCTGATTGTGATGTAGATGCACCTAATATGCATCTGTTAATGAAACCTAAAATTTTAGAGGAGCAGAGCTATAAAGGTGGTAAAGTGGCAGTTAAAGATGAAGAAGAATGTATTGACTGCGGCCTCTGTAAGAAGCTCTGTAATTTTGGAGCAGTAACTGATGATTATGAAATAGATGAAGTTAAGTGTGAGGGATGCGGTTTATGTGCAGCTAAGTGTCCTACTGATGCCTTACAGCTTACTGTAGAAAAGACAGGGAATATTTTCTTATCCCGTTCACGATTTGGGCCTATGGTTCATGCTAAACTGGGAATTGGAGCTGAAAATTCGGGAAAGTTAGTTAGTGAAGTAAGCCAGAAAGCAGAAGAGATTGCTAAAGAACAGGAAAAGGATTTAGTCTTGATCGATGGTTCCCCGGGAATTGGATGTCCGGTTGTTGCTTCTTTAAATGGAGCTGATATGACTCTGATTGTAACAGAGCCGACTAAGTCTGGACTGGCTGATTTAAAACGAGTTTTACAGGTAACTGAACATTTTGGAATTAATGCTTTAGTAATTATCAATAAATCTGATTTAAATGAAGATATAACTGTTGAGATAGAAGAATTCTGCCAGCAGCAGGATATTATGTTAGCAGGTAAGATTCCCTTTGATTCAAAAGTAGTAGAGGCAATGCGTCAGGGAGAATTAATTGTTGATTATAATCCTGAAAGTAGAGTAACGGCTGCTTTAAAAGGGATCTGGAAGAGAGTAAATAATAAACTTAAGGAGTGA
- a CDS encoding ATP-binding protein — MKITVLSGKGGTGKTTVATNLALSLDNVQFIDADVEEPNSYIFVKPDFADRSELVLREVPEIDEEKCTNCQQCIDFCEYNALALFGDNLMVFPKLCHSCGGCKHICPEEAITAKDRKTGEIRWDPDINGLEFWQGELNIGEISAVPVIEKLKEYTNEDKTVIMDAPPGTTCPTVEAVTDSDYCILVTEPTPFGLHDLKMAVEVVKKLKKPYGVVINRSEEDGDGIIEEYCNVEGIPILLRIPFQREIAELYSEGIPFVEEMPEWREHFQEVVCEAKKVVE; from the coding sequence ATGAAGATAACTGTTTTAAGCGGCAAAGGAGGTACAGGTAAGACTACTGTAGCTACCAATTTAGCTTTATCATTGGATAATGTACAGTTTATCGATGCTGATGTAGAAGAACCGAATTCTTATATCTTTGTTAAACCGGATTTTGCTGATAGATCTGAATTGGTTCTGCGGGAAGTACCAGAGATTGATGAGGAGAAATGTACGAATTGCCAGCAGTGTATAGATTTCTGTGAATATAATGCTTTAGCTCTATTTGGTGATAATTTAATGGTTTTTCCTAAATTATGCCACAGCTGCGGCGGTTGTAAACATATCTGTCCTGAAGAGGCTATTACAGCTAAAGATAGAAAGACAGGAGAGATTAGATGGGATCCTGATATTAATGGTTTAGAGTTCTGGCAGGGTGAATTGAATATCGGTGAGATATCAGCGGTACCGGTGATTGAAAAGTTAAAGGAGTATACTAATGAAGATAAAACAGTAATTATGGATGCGCCTCCAGGGACTACCTGTCCTACTGTAGAGGCGGTTACTGATAGTGATTACTGTATTCTGGTTACTGAACCTACCCCCTTTGGTCTCCATGATCTTAAGATGGCAGTAGAGGTAGTCAAAAAGCTTAAAAAGCCTTACGGTGTAGTTATTAATCGTTCTGAAGAAGATGGAGACGGGATTATTGAAGAGTACTGTAATGTAGAAGGAATTCCAATTCTACTGCGGATTCCATTTCAGCGGGAGATAGCTGAACTCTATTCAGAAGGGATTCCTTTTGTAGAAGAGATGCCTGAGTGGCGTGAGCATTTTCAAGAAGTTGTTTGTGAAGCAAAGAAGGTGGTAGAATGA
- a CDS encoding NifB/NifX family molybdenum-iron cluster-binding protein, whose amino-acid sequence MKIAVTASNNTGLETEVDPRFGRASYFAIIDSESMEVEFIDNSAANASSGAGIEAAQMVSDQGVEELISVKVGPKAFKALQSAGIDIYTVDGGSLKEVVEAYKAGELDKLDNPTNPGHMG is encoded by the coding sequence ATGAAGATTGCAGTAACTGCTAGTAATAATACAGGACTAGAAACGGAAGTAGACCCGCGTTTTGGACGGGCTTCTTATTTTGCTATCATTGATTCAGAATCAATGGAGGTAGAATTTATAGATAATTCTGCTGCTAATGCTTCTAGTGGAGCAGGTATTGAAGCAGCTCAAATGGTATCAGACCAAGGAGTAGAGGAGTTAATTTCAGTAAAGGTAGGACCTAAAGCTTTTAAGGCACTACAATCTGCTGGGATTGATATATATACTGTAGATGGAGGAAGCCTAAAAGAAGTAGTTGAAGCCTATAAGGCTGGAGAGTTAGATAAGTTAGATAACCCAACTAATCCCGGGCACATGGGATAA
- a CDS encoding Fur family transcriptional regulator codes for MALKTEKDSKVRGIISDIRWQTDLHLTSQRKVILETLIENSDQHLSVDDIYSLIKEKNDFIGLATIYRNLDLLEELGVVVKRNFDDKSAKYEFIFGDKLKHHHLICESCGKVMEIENFLPDGLKEEVMETKEFQITDYSLQIYGYCKECRSNS; via the coding sequence ATGGCATTAAAGACCGAGAAAGACTCAAAAGTTAGAGGAATTATAAGTGATATACGGTGGCAGACAGACTTACATTTGACTTCACAGCGAAAGGTTATTCTTGAGACACTTATTGAAAATAGTGACCAACATCTTTCGGTGGATGATATCTATAGTTTAATTAAAGAAAAGAATGATTTTATTGGACTAGCAACAATCTATCGCAATCTAGACTTGCTTGAAGAGTTGGGAGTAGTTGTAAAGCGGAATTTTGATGATAAGTCAGCTAAATATGAATTCATATTTGGAGATAAACTTAAACATCACCATTTAATCTGTGAATCATGCGGTAAAGTTATGGAGATTGAGAATTTTCTTCCTGATGGTCTAAAAGAAGAAGTAATGGAGACTAAAGAGTTTCAAATTACAGATTATTCGCTGCAGATATATGGATATTGTAAAGAATGTAGAAGTAATTCGTGA